In Perca fluviatilis chromosome 18, GENO_Pfluv_1.0, whole genome shotgun sequence, one genomic interval encodes:
- the stum gene encoding protein stum homolog → MAQKEQFRVMTGDHLGAKAIAGAPAAGGGVVVEVREKKGPLRAAIPTMPFPLAVICLFLNTFIPGLGTFISAFTVLCGARSELISERGVCCVFWLNVAAALIQILTAVIMVGWIMSIFWGMDMVILAISDGYRDQDLPQDV, encoded by the exons ATGGCACAGAAAGAGCAGTTCCGTGTTATGACCGGGGACCATCTTGGGGCCAAAGCCATTGCTGGGGCCCCTGCAGCAGGTGGAGGAGTGGTGGTGGAGGTCAGGGAGAAGAAGGGTCCTCTGAGGGCTGCGATACCCACAATGCCATTCCCTTTGGCTGTCATCTGTCTGTTTCTGAACACCTTCATACCTGGACTCG GTACCTTTATCTCAGCGTTCACGGTGCTGTGTGGCGCTCGCAGCGAGCTGATCTCAGAGCgaggtgtttgttgtgtgttctGGCTCAACGTGGCAGCAGCCCTCATCCAGATACTGACAGCTGTTATCATGGTTGGATGGATCATGAGCATCTTCTGGGGAATGGACATGGTCATCCTGGCAA TTTCTGATG GATATAGAGACCAGGATCTTCCTCAGGATGTCTGA
- the LOC120546224 gene encoding C-C motif chemokine 4-like: MMMMMKNPVILVTCALLFSSLAVLAHQGSFGPNECCFQFISSRLRTDRVLRYEYTDKRCSMDGVFFTMKSGAQMCADPSLLWVKNLIKAKDRLPSN, encoded by the exons atgatgatgatgatgaagaaccCCGTCATTCTGGTGACCTGTGCCTTACTTTTCTCATCTCTTGCTGTCCTGGCACATCAAG GCAGTTTTGGTCCAAATGAGTGCTGTTTTCAGTTTATCTCTTCAAGGCTGCGTACAGACCGGGTGCTGCGCTACGAATACACAGACAAGCGGTGTTCAATGGATGGTGTCTT CTTTACGATGAAGAGTGGTGCTCAAATGTGTGCCGACCCATCTCTGCTGTGGGTCAAGAACCTCATCAAGGCCAAAGACAGGCTCCCATCCAACTGA